In Aulosira sp. FACHB-615, the following are encoded in one genomic region:
- a CDS encoding AtzE family amidohydrolase, translated as MNLDFADALSIAAAVCSGQVSAVAVTQAALTKIATIDHKINSFTTVTTETALADAAKIDQEIAQGNHPGLLAGVPFAVKNLFDIAGITTLAGAEINAENPPATQDATAVAKLKQAGAVLVGALNMDEYAYGFVTENFHYGATHNPHDLQRIAGGSSGGSAAAVAAGLVPFTLGSDTNGSIRVPAALCGVFGFKPTYGRLSRAGVALFSSSFDHIGSFARSVRDTAAIFDVLQGKDERDPISSQRPPELCLPQLHQDISHLRIAIADDYFIQGATPEALAAVHKVAEALGVTQSVTIPEAKRARAAAFVITASEGANLHLDQLRSRPQDFDPATRDRFLAGALIPSNWYIQAQRFRRWYRDQVRAVFQNVDIILAPTTPISAPFIGQQTMILNGEEILVRPHLGLFTQPLSFIGLPVLSVPIHHPNALPLGVQMIAAPYNEALILQVAAALPEFLTHG; from the coding sequence ATGAATTTAGATTTTGCTGATGCCCTATCAATAGCGGCGGCTGTATGCAGTGGTCAAGTGAGTGCAGTTGCAGTTACTCAAGCTGCACTCACAAAAATTGCCACTATAGACCACAAAATTAACAGTTTTACCACTGTCACCACAGAAACAGCCTTAGCAGATGCAGCCAAAATTGATCAAGAAATCGCCCAAGGTAATCATCCAGGTTTACTAGCTGGTGTACCTTTTGCTGTGAAAAATCTGTTTGATATTGCTGGTATCACCACTCTAGCTGGTGCAGAAATTAACGCCGAAAATCCCCCAGCGACCCAAGATGCAACCGCAGTTGCCAAGTTGAAACAAGCTGGTGCTGTGCTGGTTGGTGCTTTAAATATGGATGAGTACGCCTATGGATTTGTTACGGAAAACTTTCATTATGGCGCTACTCATAACCCTCATGATTTACAACGCATTGCAGGTGGTTCTTCTGGTGGTTCGGCGGCGGCGGTGGCGGCTGGCTTAGTTCCCTTCACCCTCGGTTCTGATACTAATGGTTCTATTCGTGTACCTGCGGCTTTATGTGGGGTGTTTGGTTTTAAGCCAACTTACGGACGGTTATCACGGGCTGGTGTAGCTTTATTTTCGAGTAGTTTTGACCATATTGGCAGTTTTGCCCGTTCGGTAAGGGATACGGCGGCGATTTTTGATGTGTTGCAAGGAAAAGATGAACGTGATCCGATTTCTAGTCAACGTCCGCCAGAGTTATGTTTACCCCAACTCCATCAAGATATTTCTCATCTGCGAATTGCCATAGCCGATGATTATTTTATTCAAGGTGCCACCCCAGAAGCATTAGCCGCAGTTCACAAAGTTGCAGAGGCGTTGGGAGTAACTCAATCTGTCACCATACCCGAAGCTAAACGCGCCCGTGCAGCAGCTTTTGTGATTACCGCCAGTGAAGGCGCAAATCTGCATTTAGATCAATTGCGATCGCGCCCCCAAGATTTTGACCCTGCAACCCGCGATCGCTTTTTGGCTGGGGCTTTAATTCCTAGTAATTGGTACATACAAGCCCAACGATTTCGCCGTTGGTATAGAGATCAAGTCCGCGCCGTCTTTCAAAATGTCGATATTATTCTCGCCCCCACCACACCAATTTCCGCACCATTTATCGGTCAGCAAACCATGATTTTAAATGGTGAGGAAATTTTAGTGCGCCCACATTTAGGATTATTTACCCAACCCTTATCTTTTATTGGCTTACCTGTTTTATCAGTGCCAATTCACCATCCCAATGCTTTACCTTTAGGTGTGCAGATGATCGCCGCCCCCTACAATGAAGCATTAATCTTGCAAGTCGCCGCCGCCTTACCCGAATTTCTCACGCATGGGTAG
- a CDS encoding DUF4328 domain-containing protein, with amino-acid sequence MTNFNAASSLKSAAIGKFLVRVLWVVVGVGIVSTLFSLLAVIAQPVYQVVASLDGVVSIVALLTSIASIIIFLIWLHRIHTDLKNLFQEYPISPGGAIARFLIPIYSLWGINNTLSTFADKFKPEGGDLTSAGEQVRSLIAPLYGFMIGSRAVNRIVFDAYKHPEDKFLPVWLLLSCFLDLGFTVVLLQLIKTMRTAVTQKAKRTVA; translated from the coding sequence ATGACAAATTTCAATGCTGCTAGTTCTTTGAAATCTGCGGCTATCGGCAAATTTTTGGTGCGGGTGCTGTGGGTAGTGGTGGGAGTTGGGATTGTTTCGACGTTGTTCTCGTTGTTAGCTGTCATCGCGCAGCCAGTTTATCAAGTAGTGGCGAGTTTAGATGGAGTAGTATCAATAGTTGCGTTGCTGACGAGTATCGCTTCAATTATTATTTTTTTGATTTGGCTACATCGTATCCATACAGATTTAAAAAATCTCTTTCAAGAATATCCGATTAGCCCAGGGGGTGCGATCGCTAGATTTCTAATTCCTATCTACAGTCTTTGGGGTATAAATAACACTTTATCCACCTTTGCGGACAAATTTAAACCAGAAGGTGGCGATTTAACCAGTGCTGGTGAACAAGTGCGATCGTTAATAGCGCCCCTTTATGGTTTTATGATAGGCTCAAGGGCAGTCAATCGCATTGTTTTTGACGCTTATAAACATCCTGAAGATAAATTTCTGCCTGTGTGGCTGTTGTTATCTTGCTTCTTAGATTTAGGTTTTACCGTTGTTTTATTGCAACTCATCAAAACTATGCGAACTGCTGTGACTCAAAAAGCTAAACGCACTGTTGCCTAA
- a CDS encoding DUF4089 domain-containing protein codes for MQNQELDVNKYVEQAALLLDLPIKDEYYEGVVANFARVQAIAQLVNSFPLPPEIEAAPVFEP; via the coding sequence ATGCAAAATCAAGAATTAGATGTCAATAAGTATGTTGAGCAAGCTGCTTTGTTATTAGATTTGCCAATCAAGGATGAATATTATGAGGGGGTGGTAGCAAATTTTGCCAGAGTTCAAGCGATCGCTCAACTAGTCAATTCATTTCCTCTACCCCCAGAAATTGAAGCTGCACCAGTATTTGAACCATAG
- a CDS encoding RNA-guided endonuclease TnpB family protein yields MKRTVSIPVDLPSERFLPLMNQCAEIFNAHIDYALANSTYNKNKAHKELYHLLRVQFPSVPSALLQTVRDSALEAIKATKFKSIPKKKPTSGLRYDKRTMTLRGKQLTLSCIGKRVALILDVPKYFQEVFETWDFCGATVTYTKNTKQFWVRLVFEIEDPQHIEGQIQGIDRGLYHQAVTSDGQFFSSSKIRKVQRRYLYNRRQLQQKGTRSAKRRLKAMSGREKRFMRDTNHCVSKKLANQPGIAVFVLEDLSSIRTQRRGKKMNKWLGSWTFYQQEQFLTYKAEALGKRVVHQDPRYTSQKCNICKHIRRTNRHKSKFHCKNCGHRTHADLNAAKNVRDDYILSSTQGTEEQASVNMPDVSTDSFGQLQAPSPCGWGV; encoded by the coding sequence ATGAAACGCACTGTTAGCATCCCAGTTGATTTACCGTCAGAAAGGTTTTTACCTTTAATGAATCAGTGTGCAGAAATATTTAATGCACATATTGACTATGCTCTTGCTAACAGTACCTATAACAAAAATAAGGCACACAAGGAACTGTATCACCTGTTAAGGGTTCAGTTTCCAAGTGTGCCTTCTGCGTTGTTACAAACAGTTCGAGACAGCGCACTTGAGGCAATCAAAGCCACAAAATTTAAAAGCATTCCCAAGAAAAAACCAACATCAGGGCTAAGGTACGATAAGCGCACAATGACACTAAGAGGGAAGCAATTAACTCTTAGTTGTATTGGCAAGCGAGTCGCTTTAATTCTTGATGTTCCTAAATATTTTCAAGAAGTGTTTGAAACTTGGGATTTTTGTGGAGCAACTGTCACTTACACCAAGAACACTAAGCAATTCTGGGTGAGATTGGTTTTTGAGATAGAAGATCCGCAACATATAGAAGGACAAATTCAAGGAATTGACCGAGGTTTGTATCACCAAGCTGTTACCAGCGATGGTCAATTCTTCAGTTCTTCTAAGATTAGAAAAGTACAAAGACGTTACTTATACAATCGTCGTCAACTCCAGCAAAAAGGCACTCGTAGTGCCAAACGTCGTTTAAAAGCGATGTCTGGACGTGAGAAGCGGTTCATGCGGGATACGAATCATTGTGTGAGTAAAAAGTTAGCCAATCAACCAGGAATAGCGGTTTTTGTACTAGAGGACTTGTCCAGTATTCGCACACAGCGACGGGGCAAGAAAATGAATAAATGGTTGGGCAGTTGGACTTTTTACCAACAAGAACAATTTCTGACTTACAAAGCAGAAGCATTGGGTAAACGAGTAGTTCACCAAGATCCTCGTTACACATCTCAGAAGTGCAATATTTGTAAGCACATTCGCAGGACAAACCGCCACAAGTCCAAATTCCATTGCAAAAACTGTGGGCATCGGACACACGCGGATCTGAATGCTGCTAAGAATGTCAGGGATGACTATATTCTCTCCTCTACCCAAGGGACAGAGGAGCAGGCATCAGTCAATATGCCGGATGTTTCGACCGATTCTTTCGGTCAGTTACAAGCCCCATCCCCTTGTGGGTGGGGCGTTTGA
- a CDS encoding YegS/Rv2252/BmrU family lipid kinase, with amino-acid sequence MNRSACLIFNPVAGQGNPEQELIEIRALLEPTIDLDIHFTTEEVNADQLAYNAVQRGVDEIIASGGDGTLSAAAAAVINTNIPFGIISRGTANAFANALGIPDTIDAACQTILQGATRNVDVAYCNDRPLILLAGVGFEAETVEKANREAKNRFGIIAYILAGLQQLRELQSFDVEIETDEKIIKTTAAAVTVANAAPPTSVLAQGPGGIIYDDGLLDVTIVAPVNKAGAIAATYHLFQSASSGNAVERDDIGYLRAKQFKITTEPPQKVVIDGEIVGTTPIEVKCVPAGLRVFVPTVEAVEPAEKLEGLPNLVIELKNPPPSEEETGS; translated from the coding sequence ATGAATCGTTCCGCCTGCCTCATTTTCAATCCAGTAGCGGGTCAAGGCAACCCAGAACAAGAACTGATTGAGATTCGCGCATTATTAGAACCAACTATTGATTTAGATATTCATTTCACAACTGAAGAAGTCAACGCTGATCAATTGGCTTATAACGCAGTTCAGCGCGGAGTGGATGAAATTATCGCCTCTGGTGGTGATGGTACACTTTCAGCAGCAGCAGCCGCAGTCATTAATACGAATATTCCCTTTGGCATTATTTCACGGGGAACCGCCAACGCCTTTGCCAATGCTTTAGGTATTCCCGACACCATTGATGCAGCTTGTCAAACAATTTTACAAGGGGCAACTCGCAATGTAGATGTAGCTTATTGCAACGATCGCCCATTAATCTTACTCGCTGGTGTGGGCTTTGAGGCGGAAACGGTAGAAAAAGCTAACAGAGAAGCAAAAAACCGCTTTGGAATTATTGCTTACATCTTGGCGGGACTCCAACAATTACGGGAATTACAGAGTTTTGATGTCGAAATTGAAACCGACGAGAAAATCATTAAAACCACAGCCGCCGCCGTAACAGTAGCTAACGCTGCGCCGCCGACATCAGTTTTGGCACAAGGGCCTGGTGGAATTATTTATGATGATGGATTACTCGATGTCACAATTGTAGCTCCCGTCAATAAAGCCGGGGCGATCGCAGCCACATATCATTTATTTCAAAGTGCTTCTTCGGGGAATGCAGTCGAACGAGATGATATTGGCTATCTCCGCGCCAAACAATTTAAAATCACCACAGAACCACCACAAAAAGTTGTCATAGATGGGGAGATAGTTGGTACAACACCAATAGAAGTCAAATGTGTTCCAGCAGGTTTGCGGGTGTTTGTCCCCACAGTAGAAGCAGTTGAACCTGCGGAAAAACTTGAGGGACTGCCAAATTTAGTCATTGAGTTGAAAAATCCCCCACCCAGCGAAGAAGAAACGGGAAGTTAA
- a CDS encoding phytochelatin synthase family protein: MDIDNIGQISKRDLEIIQLHQFQQPIYCCNVTAIAYALTALGYLTTVDEIFYATQLPIASVLDDGMTLAETYDTCKIYIERKGLPLSIQMDHFDKPSLTLEAFIREVETAVCNENDVHILNFNTRIAHENPSLEGGHFSLLADYDPQTQEVTIADTNPKRYTRFWKCPIQRMYTACVDKDSSSNRSRGMIVLRRLEPAKTGNGALHPAELALNALHAENS; this comes from the coding sequence ATGGATATCGATAATATAGGTCAGATTTCTAAAAGAGACTTAGAGATAATTCAACTGCATCAATTTCAACAACCTATTTATTGTTGTAATGTAACTGCGATCGCATACGCTTTGACTGCATTAGGATATTTAACAACTGTCGATGAAATTTTCTACGCCACCCAACTGCCTATCGCCTCAGTTTTAGATGATGGCATGACTTTAGCCGAAACCTACGACACCTGCAAAATCTATATAGAAAGAAAAGGATTACCTTTATCAATTCAGATGGATCATTTTGATAAGCCGAGTTTGACACTCGAAGCATTCATCCGCGAAGTTGAAACTGCTGTTTGTAATGAAAATGATGTCCATATTCTCAACTTCAACACTCGGATTGCTCATGAAAATCCCAGTTTAGAAGGTGGTCACTTCTCTTTACTAGCAGATTATGATCCCCAAACTCAAGAAGTCACCATTGCAGATACCAATCCCAAGCGATATACAAGATTTTGGAAATGTCCAATTCAACGGATGTACACTGCTTGCGTAGATAAAGATTCCTCGTCAAATCGCTCTCGTGGAATGATTGTACTCCGCAGATTAGAACCAGCTAAAACAGGTAACGGCGCACTTCATCCAGCAGAACTAGCTTTAAATGCCCTCCATGCAGAAAATAGCTAA
- a CDS encoding AAA-like domain-containing protein yields the protein MKYQVGGSLPSDDPSYVIRKADEQLYSSLKAGNFCYVLNSRQMGKSSLLHRTSYHLTQEGYSCVYLDVTRLGSEDTTAAQWYKGIVLSLFYNLNYQDRLNFKTWWETQSGLSPVKKLHQFIEEVLLSTTENQSILIFIDEIDSLLSLSFSVNDFFAWIRHCYNQRSHDRKYQRLGFALFGVASPADLITDKRRTPFNIGQAIELDGFTFKEATPLLPGLEGVVSQPSMVLQKILEWTSGQPFLTQKLCQLVVQIASETANGKIDLPQGTEGYWVEQLVQKQIIQHWESKDEPEHLRTIRDRLLFDEQKAARLLGLYQQVLQAEEQVNSPVALNDSREQTELLLSGLVKRQDGHLKIKNPIYHAVFNQQWVTRQLDNLRPYSQIFNAWVLSGYQDESRLLRGQALKDAQNWAQGKSLSDLDYQFFVASQECERREVQTALEAARVKEIEARLVQEKKTALLQRYLLIAVCIGLFVSTSLGIGTFILYRQAKQSEMQAKNSELQALISASEGMFASNRRLDALIAAIKAKQKLGKLSSNNPNIGQQVDAVLEQAVYGADEYNRFWGHTAAVLAVDVSPNSSFIASASVDKTVKLWRRDGQAVATLTGHTATVRCVKFSPDGQILASASEDGTVKLWTTAGILLKTLKGHNASIWGVAFSPDGQIIASASFDRTMKLWKRDGTLLKTFSGERVGFWGVAFSPDGQLVAASSIDGIVKIWKREGADWQNAKLLQTLKGHSTWVIAVAFSPDSQMIASASEDKTVKLWRRNSEDHTYRLDKTLQGHSAGVWGVAFSPDGQTIASASLDKTMKLWSIDGTELRTLKGHIASVWGVSFSPDGSFIASAGAENVVRLWQSENPFQKSVIAHKSGIWSLNITSDSTLIGTTGHENTAKLWSRQGKLLQTFTESRGAIFDISFSRDGKLIALRTYNDKIKLQQQDGKLIATYQDPLGKLLSAMLSPDGQAIAMSNVDKIAQIWQRNQPQPQILKGHQAEVWQVAFSPDGKMVVSVSGDGTAKLWTLDGKLLTTLVGHTASVWHAAFSPDGKMVATGSGDNTVKLWTIDGKLLQTFTGHTAAIWGVAFTPDSKILASGSIDATIKLWQLDGTEITTLRGHTAGIRKIAISRDGSFLASGGDDNTLILWDLPRILQLNALSYGCSLVQDYLQTNTKLESSDRSLCQS from the coding sequence ATGAAATACCAAGTTGGTGGTAGTCTCCCTAGTGATGATCCAAGCTATGTGATTCGGAAAGCAGATGAACAGCTTTATAGCAGCTTAAAAGCTGGTAACTTCTGTTATGTGTTAAATTCCCGCCAAATGGGAAAATCATCTTTATTACATCGTACAAGTTATCATCTTACACAAGAAGGTTACAGTTGTGTTTACTTGGATGTAACGCGCTTGGGCAGTGAAGATACAACAGCAGCACAATGGTATAAAGGAATTGTTCTAAGTCTTTTTTATAACTTAAATTACCAAGATAGATTGAATTTTAAAACTTGGTGGGAAACACAAAGTGGTCTTTCACCAGTTAAAAAGCTGCATCAATTCATCGAGGAAGTATTACTATCTACTACAGAAAATCAATCGATTTTGATTTTTATTGATGAAATTGATAGTTTATTAAGTTTAAGTTTTTCAGTAAATGATTTTTTTGCTTGGATTCGTCATTGTTATAATCAACGATCGCACGATCGCAAATATCAACGTTTAGGTTTTGCGTTGTTTGGGGTGGCTAGTCCGGCGGACTTAATTACCGATAAGCGCCGGACACCGTTTAATATCGGGCAAGCCATTGAATTAGATGGTTTTACCTTCAAAGAAGCTACACCGTTATTGCCAGGATTAGAAGGTGTAGTTAGTCAACCGTCAATGGTTTTACAAAAAATTCTGGAATGGACGAGTGGACAACCGTTTTTAACTCAAAAACTCTGTCAGTTAGTGGTGCAAATTGCCTCGGAAACTGCCAATGGCAAAATTGACTTACCTCAAGGTACAGAAGGGTATTGGGTAGAACAACTCGTTCAAAAGCAGATTATTCAACATTGGGAATCAAAAGACGAACCAGAACATCTTCGCACAATCCGCGATCGCCTGTTGTTTGATGAACAAAAAGCGGCACGGTTGTTAGGTCTTTATCAACAAGTATTGCAAGCCGAAGAACAAGTTAACTCTCCAGTAGCGTTGAATGATAGCCGCGAACAAACAGAATTATTACTATCTGGTTTAGTCAAACGACAAGATGGCCATCTCAAAATTAAAAACCCGATTTATCACGCTGTGTTTAATCAGCAATGGGTAACGCGACAGTTAGATAATTTGCGGCCTTACTCGCAAATTTTTAATGCTTGGGTGCTATCGGGTTATCAAGATGAGTCGCGGTTATTGCGGGGACAAGCACTCAAAGACGCTCAAAATTGGGCGCAAGGCAAAAGTTTGAGCGATTTGGACTATCAATTTTTTGTAGCCAGTCAAGAATGTGAACGGCGTGAGGTACAAACCGCCTTAGAAGCGGCACGGGTGAAGGAAATAGAAGCAAGGTTGGTGCAGGAAAAGAAAACAGCTTTATTACAGAGATACTTACTAATTGCAGTCTGTATTGGTTTATTTGTCTCTACTAGCTTGGGTATAGGCACTTTTATTTTGTACCGTCAGGCTAAACAAAGTGAAATGCAAGCCAAAAATAGCGAACTGCAAGCTTTAATCTCGGCTTCCGAGGGAATGTTTGCCTCAAATCGCCGCTTGGATGCACTGATAGCAGCCATCAAAGCCAAACAAAAATTAGGTAAACTCAGTTCCAACAACCCCAACATTGGGCAACAAGTTGACGCTGTATTAGAACAAGCGGTGTATGGTGCGGATGAATACAATCGTTTTTGGGGTCATACAGCAGCAGTTTTAGCCGTCGATGTCAGTCCTAATAGTTCTTTCATCGCCTCAGCCAGCGTCGATAAAACCGTTAAACTTTGGCGGCGTGATGGTCAAGCAGTCGCCACCCTCACAGGACACACAGCCACAGTGAGATGCGTCAAATTTAGTCCTGATGGTCAGATACTGGCCTCGGCGAGTGAAGATGGTACTGTCAAACTGTGGACAACAGCAGGCATTTTATTAAAAACACTCAAAGGTCATAATGCTTCCATTTGGGGAGTCGCCTTTAGTCCCGATGGTCAGATTATTGCTTCTGCTAGTTTTGACAGAACCATGAAACTCTGGAAGCGAGATGGTACCTTACTCAAAACTTTTTCTGGTGAACGAGTCGGGTTTTGGGGAGTCGCCTTTAGTCCCGATGGTCAACTTGTAGCAGCCAGCAGCATAGATGGGATCGTCAAAATTTGGAAACGAGAAGGTGCAGACTGGCAAAACGCCAAACTGCTGCAAACTCTCAAAGGTCATAGTACTTGGGTAATTGCTGTAGCTTTCAGTCCTGACAGTCAAATGATTGCTTCTGCTAGTGAAGATAAAACAGTCAAACTGTGGCGACGCAACTCTGAAGATCATACCTATCGCTTAGATAAAACTCTGCAAGGTCATAGTGCAGGTGTTTGGGGAGTAGCATTTAGTCCTGATGGCCAGACTATTGCTTCTGCTAGTCTCGACAAAACAATGAAACTTTGGAGTATTGATGGTACAGAACTCCGTACCCTTAAAGGTCACATCGCTTCTGTTTGGGGAGTAAGTTTTAGTCCTGATGGTAGTTTTATTGCTTCGGCGGGTGCAGAAAATGTTGTCAGACTTTGGCAGAGTGAAAACCCTTTTCAAAAGTCAGTTATTGCCCATAAATCGGGAATTTGGTCATTAAATATCACTTCAGATAGTACCCTCATTGGGACGACTGGTCACGAAAACACCGCTAAACTGTGGAGTCGCCAAGGTAAATTGCTGCAAACTTTTACCGAGTCTAGAGGGGCAATTTTTGATATTTCCTTTAGTCGTGATGGTAAGTTAATAGCTCTGCGTACCTATAACGATAAAATCAAACTCCAACAACAAGACGGCAAGTTAATTGCCACTTATCAAGACCCTCTCGGTAAACTTTTATCAGCTATGTTGAGTCCCGACGGTCAAGCGATCGCTATGTCGAATGTTGATAAAATAGCCCAAATATGGCAGCGTAATCAGCCTCAACCGCAGATTCTCAAAGGACATCAAGCAGAAGTTTGGCAAGTCGCCTTTAGTCCCGACGGTAAAATGGTGGTGTCTGTTAGTGGTGATGGTACTGCTAAATTATGGACATTAGATGGCAAATTACTCACAACCTTAGTCGGACATACAGCCTCAGTTTGGCACGCTGCTTTTAGTCCCGACGGTAAAATGGTGGCAACTGGTAGTGGTGATAATACTGTGAAATTGTGGACAATTGACGGTAAGTTACTGCAAACATTCACAGGTCACACAGCAGCAATTTGGGGAGTTGCCTTTACTCCCGATAGCAAAATTTTAGCGTCGGGGAGTATTGATGCCACAATTAAACTTTGGCAATTGGATGGTACAGAAATCACAACTTTGAGAGGACATACCGCAGGTATTCGCAAAATCGCCATCAGCCGCGATGGCAGTTTTTTAGCTTCTGGTGGTGATGATAATACCCTGATTTTATGGGATTTACCGCGCATTCTCCAATTAAATGCCCTGAGTTATGGTTGCTCGCTGGTGCAGGATTATTTGCAAACTAACACAAAATTAGAATCGAGCGATCGCTCTTTGTGTCAAAGTTAG
- a CDS encoding YciI family protein has translation MPKYVLWGTYCDDVLEKRAPYRQAHLDGLAKQKESGVLITIGPTKDITKVFGIYEAEDEATVRQLIENDPYWQNGIWTEYSITEWIQAI, from the coding sequence ATGCCCAAATATGTACTCTGGGGAACTTACTGCGACGACGTTTTAGAAAAACGCGCTCCTTACCGTCAAGCACATTTAGATGGTTTAGCCAAGCAAAAAGAATCTGGTGTGTTAATTACCATCGGCCCCACCAAAGATATCACCAAGGTTTTTGGCATTTATGAAGCTGAAGACGAAGCCACTGTCCGCCAATTAATTGAAAATGACCCTTATTGGCAAAACGGTATTTGGACGGAATACTCTATCACAGAATGGATTCAAGCTATATAA